One genomic window of Cricetulus griseus strain 17A/GY chromosome 3, alternate assembly CriGri-PICRH-1.0, whole genome shotgun sequence includes the following:
- the Mfge8 gene encoding lactadherin isoform X5 has translation MPLSRALAVLCGVLLCASGLFAVSGDFCDSSLCQNGGTCLISQDNDVYCLCPEGFTGLVCSETEKGPCSPNPCYNDGKCQVTENTQRGDIFTQYICQCSLGYSGTHCEISTSSPKATYPGQAIAEVLKKKLSGASFPPVNETIYYNLEGDYLSTTAVPIPVPNPGLSNSLASSCTSTLGMEGGAIANSQISASSVYVGFLGVQRWGPELARLHSSGLVNAWTASDYDSKPWIQVNLLRKMRVSGVITQGASRAGRAEYLKTFKVAYSLDGLKFKFIQNASGSGDKVFWGNMDNNGLKVNMFSPSLEAQYIRLYPVSCYRACTLRFELLGCELNGCSEPLGLKNNSIPDSHMTASSTYKTWNLRAFGWYPHYGRLDMQGKINAWTAQSNSNKEWLQVDLCTQRHVTGIITQGARDFGQVQYVASYKVAHSNDGVEWTIYKEQGTDKVFLGNSDNNSHKKNIFETPIVARYVRVLPVSWHKRITLRLELLGC, from the exons ATGCCGCTCTCCCGTGCGCTGGCCGTGCTATGCGGCGTGTTGCTTTGCGCCTCCGGCCTTTTCGCCGTGTCCG GTGacttctgtgactccagcttgtgCCAGAATGGTGGGACCTGCCTGATAAGCCAAGACAATGATGTCTACTGCCTCTGTCCCGAGGGCTTCACAGGCCTTGTGTGCAGTGAGACTGAGAAAG GACCCTGCTCCCCAAACCCTTGCTACAATGATGGTAAATGCCAAGTGACTGAGAACACACAGCGAGGAGATATCTTCACTCAGTACATCTGCCAGTGCTCTCTGGGCTACTCGGGCACCCACTGTGAGATCA GCACCTCCTCTCCCAAAGCCACATATCCTGGGCAAGCCATAGCTGAGGTGCTGAAGAAGAAGTTATCCGGGGCTTCGTTCCCACCAGTGAATGAGACCATCTACTACAACCTGGAAGGAGACTACCTGTCCACCACAGCTGTCCCCATCCCGGTCCCCAACCCTGGTCTTTCCAACAGTCTAGCCTCCA GTTGTACCTCAACACTGGGCATGGAAGGGGGCGCCATTGCTAACTCACAGATTTCCGCCTCATCTGTGTACGTGGGTTTCCTGGGCGTTCAGCGCTGGGGCCCAGAACTGGCTCGTCTGCACAGCTCAGGGCTGGTCAATGCATGGACAGCCAGTGATTATGACAGCAAGCCCTGGATCCAG GTGAACCTCCTTCGGAAGATGCGGGTGTCAGGTGTGATTACGCAGGGTGCCAGCCGCGCAGGGAGAGCAGAATACCTGAAGACCTTCAAGGTGGCTTATAGCCTAGACGGACTCAAGTTCAAGTTTATCCAGAATGCAAGTGGATCCGGAGACAAG GTGTTTTGGGGGAACATGGACAACAACGGCCTGAAGGTTAACATGTTCAGTCCCTCTCTGGAGGCACAGTACATCAGGCTGTACCCTGTTTCGTGCTACCGAGCCTGCACCCTTCGCTTCGAGCTTCTGGGCTGTGAGTTGAATG GATGTTCTGAGCCCCTGGGCCTGAAGAATAACTCAATTCCCGACAGCCATATGACAGCTTCCAGCACCTACAAGACTTGGAACCTGCGTGCCTTTGGCTGGTACCCCCACTATGGGCGGCTGGACATGCAGGGCAAGATCAATGCCTGGACAGcccaaagcaacagcaacaaagagTGGCTGCAG GTTGACCTGTGCACTCAGAGGCATGTGACGGGAATCATCACCCAGGGGGCCCGTGACTTTGGCCAGGTCCAGTATGTGGCATCCTACAAGGTGGCCCACAGTAACGACGGTGTGGAGTGGACCATATATAAGGAACAAGGGACTGACAAG GTCTTCCTTGGCAACTCGGACAACAACTCACACAAGAAGAACATTTTTGAGACGCCCATCGTGGCTCGCTATGTGCGTGTCCTTCCTGTCTCTTGGCATAAGCGCATCACTCTGCGCCTGGAGCTGCTAGGCTGTTAG
- the Mfge8 gene encoding lactadherin isoform X6: MPLSRALAVLCGVLLCASGLFAVSGDFCDSSLCQNGGTCLISQDNDVYCLCPEGFTGLVCSETEKGPCSPNPCYNDGKCQVTENTQRGDIFTQYICQCSLGYSGTHCEITTYPGQAIAEVLKKKLSGASFPPVNETIYYNLEGDYLSTTAVPIPVPNPGLSNSLASSCTSTLGMEGGAIANSQISASSVYVGFLGVQRWGPELARLHSSGLVNAWTASDYDSKPWIQVNLLRKMRVSGVITQGASRAGRAEYLKTFKVAYSLDGLKFKFIQNASGSGDKVFWGNMDNNGLKVNMFSPSLEAQYIRLYPVSCYRACTLRFELLGCELNGCSEPLGLKNNSIPDSHMTASSTYKTWNLRAFGWYPHYGRLDMQGKINAWTAQSNSNKEWLQVDLCTQRHVTGIITQGARDFGQVQYVASYKVAHSNDGVEWTIYKEQGTDKVFLGNSDNNSHKKNIFETPIVARYVRVLPVSWHKRITLRLELLGC; encoded by the exons ATGCCGCTCTCCCGTGCGCTGGCCGTGCTATGCGGCGTGTTGCTTTGCGCCTCCGGCCTTTTCGCCGTGTCCG GTGacttctgtgactccagcttgtgCCAGAATGGTGGGACCTGCCTGATAAGCCAAGACAATGATGTCTACTGCCTCTGTCCCGAGGGCTTCACAGGCCTTGTGTGCAGTGAGACTGAGAAAG GACCCTGCTCCCCAAACCCTTGCTACAATGATGGTAAATGCCAAGTGACTGAGAACACACAGCGAGGAGATATCTTCACTCAGTACATCTGCCAGTGCTCTCTGGGCTACTCGGGCACCCACTGTGAGATCA CCACATATCCTGGGCAAGCCATAGCTGAGGTGCTGAAGAAGAAGTTATCCGGGGCTTCGTTCCCACCAGTGAATGAGACCATCTACTACAACCTGGAAGGAGACTACCTGTCCACCACAGCTGTCCCCATCCCGGTCCCCAACCCTGGTCTTTCCAACAGTCTAGCCTCCA GTTGTACCTCAACACTGGGCATGGAAGGGGGCGCCATTGCTAACTCACAGATTTCCGCCTCATCTGTGTACGTGGGTTTCCTGGGCGTTCAGCGCTGGGGCCCAGAACTGGCTCGTCTGCACAGCTCAGGGCTGGTCAATGCATGGACAGCCAGTGATTATGACAGCAAGCCCTGGATCCAG GTGAACCTCCTTCGGAAGATGCGGGTGTCAGGTGTGATTACGCAGGGTGCCAGCCGCGCAGGGAGAGCAGAATACCTGAAGACCTTCAAGGTGGCTTATAGCCTAGACGGACTCAAGTTCAAGTTTATCCAGAATGCAAGTGGATCCGGAGACAAG GTGTTTTGGGGGAACATGGACAACAACGGCCTGAAGGTTAACATGTTCAGTCCCTCTCTGGAGGCACAGTACATCAGGCTGTACCCTGTTTCGTGCTACCGAGCCTGCACCCTTCGCTTCGAGCTTCTGGGCTGTGAGTTGAATG GATGTTCTGAGCCCCTGGGCCTGAAGAATAACTCAATTCCCGACAGCCATATGACAGCTTCCAGCACCTACAAGACTTGGAACCTGCGTGCCTTTGGCTGGTACCCCCACTATGGGCGGCTGGACATGCAGGGCAAGATCAATGCCTGGACAGcccaaagcaacagcaacaaagagTGGCTGCAG GTTGACCTGTGCACTCAGAGGCATGTGACGGGAATCATCACCCAGGGGGCCCGTGACTTTGGCCAGGTCCAGTATGTGGCATCCTACAAGGTGGCCCACAGTAACGACGGTGTGGAGTGGACCATATATAAGGAACAAGGGACTGACAAG GTCTTCCTTGGCAACTCGGACAACAACTCACACAAGAAGAACATTTTTGAGACGCCCATCGTGGCTCGCTATGTGCGTGTCCTTCCTGTCTCTTGGCATAAGCGCATCACTCTGCGCCTGGAGCTGCTAGGCTGTTAG
- the Mfge8 gene encoding lactadherin isoform X7: protein MPLSRALAVLCGVLLCASGLFAVSGDFCDSSLCQNGGTCLISQDNDVYCLCPEGFTGLVCSETEKGPCSPNPCYNDGKCQVTENTQRGDIFTQYICQCSLGYSGTHCEISCTSTLGMEGGAIANSQISASSVYVGFLGVQRWGPELARLHSSGLVNAWTASDYDSKPWIQVNLLRKMRVSGVITQGASRAGRAEYLKTFKVAYSLDGLKFKFIQNASGSGDKVFWGNMDNNGLKVNMFSPSLEAQYIRLYPVSCYRACTLRFELLGCELNGCSEPLGLKNNSIPDSHMTASSTYKTWNLRAFGWYPHYGRLDMQGKINAWTAQSNSNKEWLQVDLCTQRHVTGIITQGARDFGQVQYVASYKVAHSNDGVEWTIYKEQGTDKVFLGNSDNNSHKKNIFETPIVARYVRVLPVSWHKRITLRLELLGC, encoded by the exons ATGCCGCTCTCCCGTGCGCTGGCCGTGCTATGCGGCGTGTTGCTTTGCGCCTCCGGCCTTTTCGCCGTGTCCG GTGacttctgtgactccagcttgtgCCAGAATGGTGGGACCTGCCTGATAAGCCAAGACAATGATGTCTACTGCCTCTGTCCCGAGGGCTTCACAGGCCTTGTGTGCAGTGAGACTGAGAAAG GACCCTGCTCCCCAAACCCTTGCTACAATGATGGTAAATGCCAAGTGACTGAGAACACACAGCGAGGAGATATCTTCACTCAGTACATCTGCCAGTGCTCTCTGGGCTACTCGGGCACCCACTGTGAGATCA GTTGTACCTCAACACTGGGCATGGAAGGGGGCGCCATTGCTAACTCACAGATTTCCGCCTCATCTGTGTACGTGGGTTTCCTGGGCGTTCAGCGCTGGGGCCCAGAACTGGCTCGTCTGCACAGCTCAGGGCTGGTCAATGCATGGACAGCCAGTGATTATGACAGCAAGCCCTGGATCCAG GTGAACCTCCTTCGGAAGATGCGGGTGTCAGGTGTGATTACGCAGGGTGCCAGCCGCGCAGGGAGAGCAGAATACCTGAAGACCTTCAAGGTGGCTTATAGCCTAGACGGACTCAAGTTCAAGTTTATCCAGAATGCAAGTGGATCCGGAGACAAG GTGTTTTGGGGGAACATGGACAACAACGGCCTGAAGGTTAACATGTTCAGTCCCTCTCTGGAGGCACAGTACATCAGGCTGTACCCTGTTTCGTGCTACCGAGCCTGCACCCTTCGCTTCGAGCTTCTGGGCTGTGAGTTGAATG GATGTTCTGAGCCCCTGGGCCTGAAGAATAACTCAATTCCCGACAGCCATATGACAGCTTCCAGCACCTACAAGACTTGGAACCTGCGTGCCTTTGGCTGGTACCCCCACTATGGGCGGCTGGACATGCAGGGCAAGATCAATGCCTGGACAGcccaaagcaacagcaacaaagagTGGCTGCAG GTTGACCTGTGCACTCAGAGGCATGTGACGGGAATCATCACCCAGGGGGCCCGTGACTTTGGCCAGGTCCAGTATGTGGCATCCTACAAGGTGGCCCACAGTAACGACGGTGTGGAGTGGACCATATATAAGGAACAAGGGACTGACAAG GTCTTCCTTGGCAACTCGGACAACAACTCACACAAGAAGAACATTTTTGAGACGCCCATCGTGGCTCGCTATGTGCGTGTCCTTCCTGTCTCTTGGCATAAGCGCATCACTCTGCGCCTGGAGCTGCTAGGCTGTTAG